In Zobellia roscoffensis, the following are encoded in one genomic region:
- a CDS encoding RagB/SusD family nutrient uptake outer membrane protein — MKKTHKIKMRTANSLCRRAMALCMLVLVSQACSDDFLDQTNPNSLTTKSFWKNNSQLNQGLNSVYSALKNNDVLGIQNESVRTDLAVPSGYRQATRPDEMYFQDFTANTKYVENKWNALYLGVFRANQVIENYERLAVDYTTEAAEEEGLRVYAQARALRGYFYYVLNASFNEGNVPLVSSVPKDFEEFQKALSSSEAVQAFYRDDLQYGMDNLPTTYADWESYGSNNLGRITAGACEALMGKSYLAENDFQNAEGYFKNVIENYNYALAEDIATTVTGIAEFNSESIFEINYTTNVNLETTGEESLAQNITYIVFNANIQPSSWLAMKYRADKIDPADPANINVGADVYNENGEIIGTEDRMRLYSKRMGDCMGQVDDPDSPMYGAINGEYGNATGVAPFARNRVNMFKKFLHWNTIGGGAGEDRSTLMNNRSGINIPVIRLADVYLMYAECMLESGNLPEGLKYINRVRKRSHLVLLGKASEAGAEFNNLETTYMDDIDFDSSNGQQPVTVQNLMEHLRFTERPLELSLEGDRATDLRRWGKFKEQLEHLASIKYDYWHYEKNLNGKHGTRFKCFLTVSGEEPTTYEGKKVFNQPPEVQDAVVGAQKFNENLHAYLPMPQSEIDSNLNWDEFVQ; from the coding sequence ATGAAAAAAACACATAAAATAAAAATGAGAACAGCGAATAGCCTCTGTAGGAGAGCTATGGCGTTGTGCATGCTAGTATTAGTTTCTCAGGCATGTAGCGATGATTTTTTGGATCAGACAAATCCAAATTCCTTGACCACTAAAAGTTTCTGGAAGAATAATTCACAACTTAATCAAGGGTTGAACTCGGTCTATAGCGCATTAAAAAATAATGATGTATTGGGTATTCAAAATGAATCTGTACGTACAGATTTAGCGGTACCAAGTGGTTACAGACAGGCAACTAGACCAGATGAGATGTATTTTCAGGATTTTACGGCAAATACCAAGTACGTAGAGAACAAATGGAATGCACTTTACTTAGGTGTGTTTAGAGCCAACCAAGTCATAGAAAATTATGAGCGCTTGGCTGTAGATTATACCACAGAGGCAGCTGAGGAAGAAGGGTTACGGGTATATGCACAAGCAAGAGCTTTAAGAGGGTATTTCTATTATGTATTGAACGCCAGCTTTAATGAAGGTAATGTGCCATTGGTAAGTTCGGTTCCAAAAGATTTTGAGGAATTTCAGAAGGCATTGTCTTCTTCTGAAGCCGTGCAAGCTTTTTACCGTGATGATTTACAATATGGGATGGACAATTTGCCAACTACATATGCAGATTGGGAGTCTTATGGCAGCAATAATTTAGGACGTATTACTGCGGGAGCATGTGAAGCATTAATGGGTAAAAGTTACTTGGCAGAGAATGATTTTCAAAATGCCGAAGGTTACTTTAAAAATGTAATAGAGAATTATAATTATGCATTAGCAGAAGATATTGCAACTACGGTAACGGGAATAGCGGAGTTTAACTCGGAATCTATTTTTGAAATTAATTATACCACCAATGTTAATCTTGAAACTACGGGTGAAGAGTCATTGGCTCAAAACATTACCTATATTGTTTTTAACGCTAATATTCAACCAAGTTCATGGTTGGCCATGAAGTACCGAGCAGATAAGATTGATCCTGCAGACCCTGCAAATATTAATGTGGGAGCAGATGTATATAATGAAAACGGGGAAATTATAGGTACTGAAGACCGTATGCGTTTGTACAGCAAAAGAATGGGGGATTGTATGGGGCAAGTAGATGACCCGGATTCGCCAATGTATGGTGCAATAAACGGTGAGTACGGTAATGCAACGGGGGTTGCTCCTTTTGCTAGGAACCGTGTTAATATGTTCAAGAAATTCTTGCATTGGAACACTATAGGTGGTGGTGCAGGAGAAGATAGGTCTACATTGATGAATAACCGTTCTGGAATAAACATTCCGGTCATTCGTTTGGCGGATGTGTACTTAATGTATGCGGAATGTATGCTAGAATCGGGAAATCTACCCGAAGGATTAAAGTATATCAACAGGGTTAGAAAGCGTTCACACTTAGTTTTGCTAGGAAAGGCTTCCGAAGCTGGGGCGGAGTTCAATAACTTGGAAACTACTTACATGGATGACATAGATTTTGATTCTTCCAACGGGCAACAGCCAGTTACTGTCCAGAACTTGATGGAGCATTTACGTTTTACGGAAAGACCTTTAGAGTTGTCTTTAGAAGGAGACCGTGCTACAGATTTAAGACGTTGGGGAAAGTTTAAAGAGCAACTGGAACATTTAGCTTCAATAAAGTACGATTACTGGCATTATGAGAAAAACCTTAATGGTAAACATGGTACTAGATTTAAGTGTTTTTTAACTGTTTCGGGAGAAGAGCCTACCACTTATGAGGGTAAAAAAGTCTTTAATCAACCTCCAGAAGTTCAAGATGCTGTTGTGGGAGCGCAGAAGTTTAATGAAAACTTACATGCATACTTGCCAATGCCACAAAGTGAAATTGATTCTAACCTTAATTGGGACGAGTTTGTTCAATAA